caaaataatataaatagatATCAACAACCGAAATTTCCCTCTTGTTTATTGAGAAATCACAGGCCACGGCTCCAGCGGCTATTCAGTTAATAGTTAATCTAGTTCTTCAAACAATGCACTCATACAATCTACAATTTGTATACTATCTAGGTACAGCTATTCGCTTTATCCACATCTTGGGACGACTACAAACGTAGTGGCAGCGTCAGGTCGGTGAATGAAATCCGCAAAAACAACCTGTCTCACCAAGGAACGTTTAGCATTGGCACAAACAGTGCACCGGTGTCTGGAGGAAGTCTCGCACCGGTGTCTGGAGGAAGTCCCGCACCGGTGTCTGGAGGAAGTACCGCACCGGTGTCTGGAGGGAGTCCCGCTTGGGACATTCCCAAGAATGACGAGATTTGTACATCAGCTGTGGTGACAGGCAGTAATGGTTATGTAGCACATCCTAATGGTGTTCCGGtgataaatgtaaatgaatacGTACCTGTTCCTCAGTGTCCGTCTCCAGTCTGTAACTTGACCATGGTGGACGGCTGTCTGAGGAGGCCTGATATGACCAGTGGTAAGACCAGTGGTCATGAGAACAGTTTTACCGCGGTAGTGATCGGTACTCAAAAGGCTGACCTCGGCAAAACCACTTGCTTATCAGTGGTGCGCCCCATCAGTCACTACTACACGAAAGGGCTGCCGTCCAAAAGCGTCCTAGATTCACAGACATTTGATGCTTTGCCAGCCACAGAAGTCTGATTGTTTGATACTGACGTTGTATAACGTAAAATTCgttatattttttacatatattttcagttatatactGTCATTTGCAGAAATGAGTTctattcattaattaattaatttgtttctaattgaaaacatttatttacatttttgtatctTAGATCTTTATACTGGTTTATTTCACGACAATTTTGTATGtattctttcattttcatgtattgGTGTTCAGACCGTCTTACTTACTAGCTCATTCTAATTGTATTTAACTCGGAGTGAACCCGGTGCATAAAGTACGCCTTAAGTAGATGATAACACTGTTGACACGTTTGGGATTTGTCATAAATTGTATGTTTTCCCATTGTGTATTTTGCACCAAGTATTGTTATTTATGTTGATGGCTTAGTGTTCTTTGAATGTGGAAGCTATTTATTTTACCTTCACCTTCAACCTTGTTCACGTAGTCTAGAAGGGgtacattgttttcaaattgtcGAAATCTTGGCGCAAATGTTTTGGATTGGTCTTAAATTTGGTGCGTGGTCAGATTTGGTCTTAaacattttgcttgaaatagtttatTGCTTGCATGTGTCCAACCCTTTGTTTCTTCTTTCGACTTTCCAGTATTTGCTTTCTAAAAGATATCTTGGTTCATACATATTGGACTGGTATTAAATCGCTATGGCCTGGAACCTtgattggaacattttttttctgttttgttgttgttatgctTTCAGTTCTAACATGATATCTTGTATCAAATGATAAGGCTGTACCGATACAAAATGTGTCCTTCGGAACCATGGGTATTCAAACAGACGGTAGGTACTACGAATAGAAATGGAGAAGGTTCGAGTTCAAAGCTGACCTTGTAcacggaatttgtagattttaaATCGTTCACTGCTTGTTCGGCTTAAATGACCAAAAGCGGTCGACAACGCTCGTGCGGCATTTTGCGCGATCTAACTTTCGGTGACTCTAGGCGTCAGTGCAGACATTCGGATACAAGCTGTCCAAAATTCCAGGTtcgaggtcaataatcgcaaggccactTGTTTtccgccaatatggtgtgcatatctgtacgtcccACCTGGGAAATTTTGTCAACAACTTGGGGGTGATATACTCCGGGCACTTCTGTTTCCTCCATCTATTGGAACGGTTGAcagccatcttataagtgaacaAGTGTTCAGGTGCAATTATTTGAAGTgtataccagcagcattgtgatGAGAATAACCACTGAAGGGGAATCTCCATGGGTATTGATAATAGGTATTTGGTTACCACGACAACCACGCATGGATAAATGTGTCCACCAAACATAAAAGTCTATGCGGAAAATAGTTGAAGGTATATCCCGGACACGAAatgatatatataaattttatagtatatataaggaaaatggctatttggtcaccatgacaacgacaaaaatggataaatgtgaatcgtgacacatcgtcatctgtgtatctatgtatccatcaaaaattacaactctacatggaaaacagttggagttggaGCTTGAACAcgaaatcatatatatttttatggtatatataaggaaatggctatttggttaccatgacaaccgcggaaTTGAACAAATATGAGttgcgacacatcgtcatctgtatatgtatgtatacagcataCGAACTAATGAAATGTCGTTTAAAGACCTCATTCCTACGCATTTTGCAGGGAATATTTTCCAAGAATTCTTTCGAGTAGATGTGAATTTTGGTTTTCCATTATTGCCATCCACAACTGTATTACATACTACCCCtagttaatttattttacaggtatttaacgccgtactcaagaattgctCACTTAAATGAAATGTCAGGGTAAGGTGTTGAGTAAAACAGGGTTTCCACAGAGAAAATTTCTCACTTTCCGAGGTTTTCAAGTTCAAACATGACAAAAGCTTCAAAGCCTCAacacatttttatataataGTATGTTGTCCTCAAGAATAGATGATATTGGAGAGTAATCGAGTAAATGAGGGAAACCGGACCTACCCGCTAATGCTAACCAGTCAAGTTGTCTGAGTTTTGAGGACGACCGTTGTCCTACCTGTTAATGTTAACCATCCAAGTTCTCTTTCCTTGGGGACGACAATTCACGTATTCGCTAATGTTATCGAGTTGTCTTTCTTTCTGGACAATACTTGGCATACTCGCTAATGTTAACCAGCTAAGTTGTCTGCCCTTGGGGACGAAAACTGACCTATCGGTTACTATCATTCAGCCAAGATGTCTGAGTTTTGAGGACGACCTATCCGTTGATATTATCCAGTCGCCGGCCTTTGGGAACGACAATTGGCCTACCCACTGACATTATCCAGTCGCCTGCTTTTAGGAACGACAAATGGCCTACCCGCTGATGATCTTGAGCACGTGGtgaaatacaccaatcaaatactcAAACCAAATAAATGCCTACTCTGTATGATCAATTATCTGGAGGTGCCGACATTCGGAGGTGCCGACATTCGGAGGTGCCGATGCTCTGCCGATAGAGCATCTTCAGATATCCTCCCTCCTTTGAACCAGGCTTTCttgagtattcttgagtacggcgtaaaacaccaatgaaataaataaataaataaataaaaacacaaaaaggggtaaaaaaaatcagtaaacctttaatatataatattagattaagttaataaataaaagaatattagaggcaaagaaaacaatgaagtatatatcaaaggaaagactattaaacactgtccaaggAAATACTTCCATGTATGTTTTTTCGAATTTGTCCAACctagtaaaatggttttaaaacttcACATTTCATGGCGGTCTGCAGTGACCCAGATGGTCTCAGTGACGGCAAAGTTCAGATCTTgcgcttgaaatagttcgtttcaagttCCATTCAAGCTAATACATCCATAGATCTCTATGTATGTGAATTCAGGATGATGACATCTAGCGATGACAAAAAACAGCTTTAAAACAGTTGTGTGCAAACTGTGGAGGCTCTGAGCATAAGACGTAATACCTCCGATTTGAAGCTTTCCCAttagtcttttttttctcttttgctTTGTAGCTAAAATCTGGTCTAGCTCAAAAGAATTTTCTCAGAATGCTCCAtgaattgtttatgtttatgaaaCATCCGGAGTTAAACTTGCGACCCAATGAAAGTGAACTGCGCCAAACGTACACAataactattttatttatttgtttgaatggtgttttactccgtactacTAAACTCTTCACTTACATAAAGGCACACTGTAGATTCTTGAATTTGGCGTTAGATAaacaatcaaacagaaaaagtCAAGTCAAGAGCAACAGAACAAGttggagctggattcgaacacgtgatcTCAGAGGTCAAGAAGGCCTCAACGTATACTACAGTCTATATACGGTATTTCTTTCCGTGTGTACATAGAAAGCTACTTTTAGCGTCACGGATAAAGTCAATCTGCTGTCCCATATTGCGTTACATTGAGATGATTTAAAACAACTAATGACTTGCTTTTCAATTCAGCAAAGATTTTTTCATATCGGTGTATTGTGACAACAAGAAAAAGACATACCagtacattttcttttgttCAAAGGgtattttgcttcattttatatcatttaacaGGCACAACCGTGGATATCAGGAGAAAACACGttgcataaatttaatgaaaacgATGAGCAAGAATAACCGTATCATGAAACCAATTAGAATAAACATGTAGATTTGTTTGATTCAAATAACACTTCAGTGAACAAATATTCACTGATAGGAGGtgcattttattaaattttgacaaatattttcccAATATACTTGGATTTGCGCTCAAATTAATATATTCGTCAAGCAATAAAATTTAATTCCAATTATAAAAACTAAGCTGGCATATTTAACTCAGAAGCGTCGACGCATGCGCTTATCAAACGTTGGTAACATTTTGTAGCCGAATAGGTTGCATATATAACTGAGGCAGCAACATAATTAATTACACAATATAccctatgaaaaaaaaatcattcatcaATCCATTGGCACAAAAAGGTTCTATCCAGTCTTGAGGTTGTCATATTCCAAACGGCAGTGTTTGGCTGTACACATAGCCACTTCCGCGTTagaacaaatacacacattacagCCATCGGTCCACCGAGTACCGACTGGTCGTCCACCGCAGCTGGTTTCCATGGCAGCGGCTGCAGAGGCTATATGTGGTCGCCACCGTCTGACCCACCGCCGCTGTCGTCTTTTGTGCGCAACATTGTTGTAAGAGACTTTTTTCGGCACACATGATCTGGACGCTCCCGAGCACGCGCAAAATTGCCGACTGTCTTCCAGCAAGCTCATCCACGAACAGGTCGCAGAAGGTTTCTGCTCGCGAACAGGTAAAGCACAGAACACATTTACTTGTCCCCCTGGCGAGTTATCAACGCATATACACCATTCTCTCCCGTCATACCATGCAGCATTTCCTTCGCACATTTTCCCCAGGAAATCATCAGTGTGTCCAGCATGATCCGGATAGTCATATCTCGTGCACACAGCGCCCTGCGGCGAGCACGAGCAGAGAACAAAGCTGTCCAGGTCTAGCCACAATTCTTCGTCACGCTCACTGCCACAAAGTGAAGTTTCTCCGCTTCTCGTACAGAATGTTTCCGAAGCGTCAGTTGCGACGCACCAAGAGGAATCGGTATGCCATATCTCCGTGCCTTTACGAATTCTCACGTTAAATTCCTTGCCTCCATCTGCGACCTCATCCAGTGTTCCCCGTTTTGCCGTTACCTCCTGATTTATACTGTGTATTCCTGACGCAAAGATGTTTTCTGAGAAGAGAATCGCAAGGTAAAGACTCGCACATTTCCACATGCTGAATGCTGGGACTTGTCGAACTCGTCGTCAAATGTCAACCAGCTGACCCTCTAGGAACACTTTTATCAGTTTTCAAGCTTGCTATGTAACGTGAACACTCGTCTTCAAATGTCAACTCGCTGACCCTCTGAGTACACTTGTAGCCGTCCCCAAGCTTGCTGTGTAATGTGAACTCGACCACTCAGACAGGCCAGATATACGACACTTACGTCCAATTGACACTACAACTCGGCTAATCACCTCTTATCTATACAAACATCCGGGAATTCATCCCACACACCATCATACTACAGCACCTCACTCTATAATCGTATGGACGCAGCAACCGCTGTCAAGGATGACCCTTCGAaagcttacatttatttaaaagatTGAAGTTTACGTCTTAGATTGCATAAACTGATTATGCTGGCAGGCAGTGTAACCCAACATGACCCAAGCAGGCCGACTTGATCTAACCAATCAGCACACAGGGATGAGACCGACAttgttatataatataaaagagtACACCATAGGGACTtaaaccagaggagcgacggCAATGTGATAGTTTGTAAATGATCACACGAAATACGGCCTATTTTCAGTTAACTTCCGTTAGGTTTAtttaactgttgatgtaaatgtttaaacgaTGATAAATATGCCAGCCTCCTATCATCATGACTTAAGTAAAATTAGGTAAATCATATCCATCATAATCATAAACTGCAATATTGGATGAGACAACAAATGGAGAAAATACAGATGAATTAGGCATTGAATcccagtcattcattcaattcAATTATAATTCTCCAAACCGGGGCGATTGTGACCCAAGAAATTCTAGATCAAAGTCGGAAAAATGTAGCACCTGTCACCGTGCACATAGTGACATGCTGTGGCACTGGATTCACctttttgtttcaaatataaTATGAATGTATATTCCAGTAATCCCATGTGGAATATGTATTGACATTACTAGCGAATCTATTTTTAAATATCTCAGGAATACTGGCGCAGTTTTCTTTGACGAATAAACTACATACGAGTGTAGTTTGTCCCAGTGTGTCTTGGCATGTCGTCTCATTACGACATTTACAAGTATGCACAGGGAAATGATACATAAAACCATGTCTGTCAATCAGTCTGTACATTTTCCTATCTTGTCCAGCTATATAAAATATCACCACACTGTTTTCATCCGCCAACACAGTGTGACCTATTTAGGCCAGTAAACGTTTCTAAATAGTCCCGCCTCGCTTCGGCCCCAATAAccgcatttatttgtttagtttagGCTTTTGAGAAAGCTATAGGGCTTCTCTCCCAACAGCAACATTTACTTGCCATCTTTTGCATGGTGTCTGCAACCTAATCTGATAACCGTGGGAGTCCGTGTAATCCAAGCCAACACAAACAGATAGGCCAAATGTGTTAAACTTTCATCTGGGATTAAGTTTATCAGTCTTACATAATACACTCCAAAAGGACTCACCGCTTCGGTGCCTAATGGCTAGATCATCGGTCTCGAAGTCAACAGACGGGAATCAAGCCCAggtcgggttataccaaagactttaaaaacgtTACTTTTTGCTTGGTGGTCAgccctgagaggttagaacaaggaaacaggactgattagcccggtgtcagcatactgtgaccaggtgtcacattatactataatgtctggtgtcgtgtcttccgcatgatatttcagtggcggggtcactttggcagcatgaactcGCCCAACCACAAGAGGcacaatatatatgcacaagCCTATTCACTCCTTTTCGCCATGTAGTTACGTAATAATCACAAGCACACCTACATACATTCTAAGGGAACCTCCTCATGGGCTTTATATATGCTAAAAAAAGAGCATATGTTATGGAGACACGGAGGCATTAATGTATAGATAATAAACTGACACATGTACTTGCATTCAATGAAAATATCCAAGACGTTGGGTcacaggaaacccacgaccatccgcaggttagtgGAAGGTCTCCCCACGTATGGCCTGATaagaagccagcatcagctggacttgaactcacagcaatcgcattggtgggaggcccaTGGGTCAGTGCGGAGTGCACGCGTGCTAAGCTGCTCGACCACGCACGCCCTAGTTGTGATCGTAAAGCAAAGACCTAGTTCACAAGCAAGATTTGAAGGTGATTGATAAAGGATCTTCATATGTAATTTCACAATCATGAAATCTAGAAAGTCGAGATCTGGAGATATATAAAGTCCACTACAAATTTACCGTCGGTATGGTCTTTGTATTTTTATTCGTCTTTTTTATACTCTAATTAGTATAATAAATTGTATTCCACAGTGGATTCACAATTTAAATCAGTGGACAGAAAACAACGGTAGGCCAACAGGCTGAAAAACAGTCCCAAGGCAGagtatatttcttcatttccaAGACAGAGAAGacacgcatacatacacgcTAGCATCTGAACACACCTCGGTGCAGATTAAATCAAAAGAAATTCTAATCCAACCATGAAAAATATCAACAGCTGAAATATATTACACAAGAGGAAATACTAAGTAGACACAAAAAATAAGAGGAAATTATAAGAACGATGAACGTTATCGTCATGAGGCACTGCATTGTTATCACACTGTGCTACAGGCCATGGATATGCACACAAAATACGATTCGCAGCTGACACCCACGGCGTCCAGGTTCCTGTTGTGAACGTCAAACATAGAGCTTTGTTACTATGCACACCATTCACAGCACCATTTCGCGCAAATTGCCTCATGAACTTTCAAACTGCCTCACGAAATTTGCATCACTGAGCTATGCCTCTCAGCAAGTATGCACACGAACTCTGTGTCACGAATTGTTGTGTCACCAACATTGTGTCACGAATAATATATCACGAACTATACGTCACGCACTATGCATCACAAGGTCAGTTCGCAGCACTTGGTAGCGTAATTAGAAATAAACTGGCTCTATTCCCTGATAGCGTTCATCTTGCAGGTGACAAAATGTAGACTGAGCGCCGCTTGTTGTAGTACTCGCACTCTTAGAACTAGAGTCATCGTTGCCGCTTATAGCTATGTTATAGCTGCCACTGCGAGCCACCCCATCACCGTAATGTCCACTACGCAAGGTACTGCAATCAGACTTCCGATCCGAGTCGCTGTACAGTTTCCGCGGGGATCCCGAATCCATCTCGGACCCGCTCGCCGCCATCCGGTCCATCCCAGTCACCGTCGTCTCACTGCTGCCTTCACAGTCCGTTTCCGACTCCGTGGGCAGTCTCCTACGAAGGTAAGTCATATCCATGTTCTGCTTGACTACGCCGATAGCCCCGCTATCCTCGAAGGCACAGTTCAATACACCATTACCATTGTGGTCCGTTTCCGCTTCATCTCCGTTCATCTGACCAGACACAGCCGTTCCCGTTTCGGTCCCATGTAAGTGGCAGGAAACTGTCATCGTGTTACCGTCAGGCCGTGTGCGTTGCCCTTTTGACTCTCTACCGGAAATGCTGTCTGTAAGCTCTATGTCATCCGCGGCCGCACTCTCGGTATCAGCACACCTGTTCTTGTAATCCACGTCTCTCAGCCCTTCTCGCCAGTCTATCCTGTCTACAATCGCCTGTAGTTGTTTCTCCCTGGCTCTGTACAGATCACCCTTGCCAGCAGTCATGGCTGGTTTCAAACTTCCTTTCGTGAAATATTTTCTCCAGCGCTGACTGCCACGATCGAAAACGACTACCAAGAAAAAAATTGGGTAGCATCACTAAAGGTTTGAAGTCAGCGCATTATACATAAAAGGCATGTTCGGGTATAAtatgttttgtcaaaatatgacTAACGGTACTTGAAATATTACGTGATGTAATACGTCAGGCATATTCACATGAATTCGTTATTACTGATGTATTATTTTACTGAGACATGTAAAGTACAGGATTATCTTAAAGAACAAATATCGGAAGCTGGTGATAAGAGCGGTGTGGCAGTTGAACAAAGTTTCTTTCCACAGCTACCTTAAGACTGTGTAATGTAATGTGTGATAAAACTGATCGTTCGTGTTATTTTCTAGCAATAAGTTTCTCCTCAAAATACACCGAGGTTAAAAATGGAGTGAAACCCGACTGTACTCACGTGACCCAGTGCTTCTTGCAACAACAACCCTGCCAGGGGAAAGTTTATCGTCCTACAACAATTAATACATCCATTTGGACTATGGGCAATTATCGCacagaatgtaaatttttccATAAAAATCAGAATCacataataaacatttaaacattacTTATAACGCTTAAGCGTGGCTGTTCCACTTTCCGATTATGTAACaattctcccaccacaatactaGCCGTCGccgtatgagtaaaatattctttagtacggcgtaaatcaccaatcaaataaataaataaatgaaagaatgcTGTCCCTTCCTTTGATGACTTTATATATCACACGACTGTTCGCAGAAGTAAATGTTAGTAATTACATAATGTGTTGTTTGGATACCCGAAACTATTGAACCCTTCACTCCGTAGGCGTTATGTATATAGACTATGAAGATGGTTTACCAGTTGGCTTCATATACGTTCCAGTAATGGGTAGACAGGGCACAAAGCTATGAAGACTATGAGGATGGCTTACCCGTTTGGCTCTGTATACTCTCCAGTATACAAGGAACAGAGCGATGAAGACAATAATCAAGAGTAAGCAGATGGGAATAGCTATGTAAGCACCAATCCCTGCTGTCTGTACCTCGCCATCGGGAAGCGCAGAAGAAGAACCTTGgtcacaaaatgaacaatacTGGTGATTTATCTGGTTCtcatcaaacatttgaattataCGCTGTCAGTCAATCcggtgaaagaaaataaaactggtgaAGGTGCGCATGAAACCATAAAGTTTGCTGAATATATGTATACGGTATGTCTCCTGATGTTAAGAAGAAATTGCGTTATTTGATCTGACCACCCCAACTCACCGTCTGATGGTTTCTCCAAATTGTCTTTAGTAAGAAGGCTTTATAACACTTCGTCCGCCAAAATATTTATTAGAAAATTCAGGCGAAGTTTACACAGACataagaatattttttaaataacataagaaaatattgtttaaatgcTCATGTCTTTTGTTTGTTATCTCACCAAGAATGGGGTCACGTTAATATACGCCTTACTTACGGTGGCCTATTGTGTTAaataaagtgtaaaaaaaacgACAGAAGAATaatttgtgaataattttttattatttttatttatttttttttgtggttggtgttttacgccgtactcaagaatatttcactaataccacggcggccagcattatggtggaaggaaaccgggcagagctcgtggaaacccaagaccatccgcaggttgctgggtgACCGTCTCACATGCGGCCTGAGAGTAATcaagcatgagctagacttgaactcacaacaaccgcattggtcagaggctcctgggtcattacgctgcgcgcTGAATAACAGAACcaaattgggggggggggggggctgcacCCACTTTGGGCGGATAATTTTATAATTCTAACAAACTTGCGgaggttgtgggttttctccggcgctctatctggtttcctcccaccagtatgctggccgccgcggtaggagtgaaaattttttgagtatgatgtaaaacaccaaccaataaacaaataaataaagaaagatgtaaaaaaaaagaaaggaaaagaatGTTGAACCTGACAGGGTCCGGGCGGTCAAAATAGAAGAACAGTTCTCGTTGGATGGATATTTTTCGTTTCTGGAACACACACGTAGATTATATGATGTGTTTGGCAGCAGGCCTGTAACGAGAAACTGTGGTGTGTCCCAGATCTGGGCGAGCTGAAAATGGCGATGAGGTTGACTTTGGTACAGGATGAACGTCTGAGGATAGCCGCCATCAAATCCAGGGCGGCACGTAAGAATGAGAGAGCCGTTGGTGACGTCACGGACGGAGCAATTGGTTGGGGCTTCCGAGGGACCTAGTCAGAGAAGGAAAGGGCAACTGCAAGAGTGTAGTTAAAATGCAGTACCCAGTATAAAACTACCACTCTCCACTGTCGTGATATTGAATTAATACATGGATATGTCGCAATAGTTATTCTTTGCTGTGTGCTGTCACAACTTCGACGTTTTTATGGCATGTGTATATTTGGGGTTTCCTATATGGTTGTATAAATACCTCTGAAACCAGGCACTTTTCCTGACCTAAATACAGTCTTTCTGTAAACACAGTTAACTGGTTCTAACTTGAATCGGTCAGAGAGAGGAAACGATAGACCTATTATTATTCTCAgtaaataatctgttaaatttagcagacaAACTGTAGTCTacgtgatgctagaatgtattcggTTATTTCAGCAAATAACTCTCTTAAAATTAGCAAATATATTATATCAATTCAAGAAGACTGCAttgtatttacaaaatattatgttataaatgaCACCGTACtacgttataataacagaatatactCTAGCACCTATCATACTACAGACTTTGTTAAAGTTTACAggtaatatttttgagtgcttAATTCAACATActtaatataaatatagaaaaataaacgcaagttttcattaaaaataagtTCAAAAATCCGACATACAGTATCCATAAATTTCAATTCATTTTTTCAGAAGAAACCGTATAGAAAATTGAAGGGGGACACCGTGAATAGTTATCTGGTTGACTGATGTTTCGTCAATCATATTCGACAGCTGCATttatcttgtatttatttatttgattgttgtttaacgccatctcgaagagttttttttttcacttagtgGAGAAAActacagacctttggcaagctaatgacgaactttcccacgtgtgacgaacAGATATGTACACCGTATTTGTGGAAGGCAAGTGTTCTTAAACAAACATTAGGCTGCGAAAAGGGGCAAGACCATTGCCGACCTTTTATTGTCTGTGTGGTCTCGCGAGGAGAAACAGCGGGGGGTGCACAGATCGAACCAACACGTCGTGTATTCTTGCGATTGAAAAACAAACGCCTCTAACCACTTTACCGCGACCCGTTCCTTACATATGTATCATGCATGAGCAAAAAGGTATGGAACTTACCAGGAGGTACAATGTGAATATAGCAACTCTCCAGCATGGCCCCAATACTGTTGGATGCGTTGCAAATAACAGATCTGTAATCTTCCTTGCGACTGTGTGCATGTGAAAGAACAAAGCGAAAGCATTACGTGTTTACATTCCAATAGCATTGAGCGAAACAGATAGACTGAATGCAATGGTTTGACAGGTTTATTCTTTGATCATATCATTGGTTTCAAACGATGGGATTTTGCGTTgtaaagaattttgtttttctttgttcttttttcatCCACGAAATGCTTCTTGAAAGGACAGCAACAAcccttttttgacagagttgcGAAAGGCATTAGTTGTAGTAATACTGGGAAACATGGCGATTAGTAGCCGGCTCGGACGTTGACACTGCGAAA
Above is a window of Liolophura sinensis isolate JHLJ2023 chromosome 7, CUHK_Ljap_v2, whole genome shotgun sequence DNA encoding:
- the LOC135471160 gene encoding uncharacterized protein LOC135471160; this translates as MMTTPFRDEDATVTCSATNTAVQHSELPAPASSITLRINYAPTVKLNFTLDVVNEGEDAVLNCVVSSRPLPEASEIKWLKGDTVTSGGRYTVGNASNPYLLIRDVNRHDSGTYRCHVSNHLGFAESESITLVVHYRPYCSVNHRTKYAVPTGYSAKIRCVVGAFPNDVTFRWINPSIDGRVSVSITRGVVEHSDPYHAVSYQNVSISRKEDYRSVICNASNSIGAMLESCYIHIVPPGPSEAPTNCSVRDVTNGSLILTCRPGFDGGYPQTFILYQSQPHRHFQLAQIWDTPQFLVTGLLPNTSYNLRVCSRNEKYPSNENCSSILTARTLSGSSSALPDGEVQTAGIGAYIAIPICLLLIIVFIALFLVYWRVYRAKRDDKLSPGRVVVARSTGSLVFDRGSQRWRKYFTKGSLKPAMTAGKGDLYRAREKQLQAIVDRIDWREGLRDVDYKNRCADTESAAADDIELTDSISGRESKGQRTRPDGNTMTVSCHLHGTETGTAVSGQMNGDEAETDHNGNGVLNCAFEDSGAIGVVKQNMDMTYLRRRLPTESETDCEGSSETTVTGMDRMAASGSEMDSGSPRKLYSDSDRKSDCSTLRSGHYGDGVARSGSYNIAISGNDDSSSKSASTTTSGAQSTFCHLQDERYQGIEPVYF